In the genome of Gadus chalcogrammus isolate NIFS_2021 chromosome 21, NIFS_Gcha_1.0, whole genome shotgun sequence, one region contains:
- the LOC130374773 gene encoding terminal nucleotidyltransferase 5A-like, giving the protein MDEPADSPPPVDSCLDRDSLNLSVLNWDQVQRLDAILTSSIPIHGRWNFPTLEMKPRDIVKVVRCRMEEKRIHVREVRLNGSAASHVLHEDSGLGWKDLDLIFCADLKGELEFQIVKDIVLDALLDFLPEGVNKEKITPVTLKEAYVQKMVKVCNDSDRWSLISLSNNRGKNVELKFVDSLRRQFEFSVDSFQIRLDSLLLFYECSEHPMAATFHPTILGESVYGDFPAALDHLRRRLICTRSPEEIRGGGLLKYCHLLVRGFRAACAAEMKLLQRYMCSRFFIDFSDIGEQRRKLESYLQNHFVGLEDRKYDYLATLYEVVRESTVCLMGHERRQTLSLISSLALRVLAEQNAIPNAANVTCFYQPAPYVADGNFSNYYVAQVQPVYSCPPSPSRHYHPPPYHPVYQQATWLPCN; this is encoded by the exons ATGGACGAGCCCGCGGACTCGCCGCCTCCTGTGGACAGTTGCTTAGACAGAGACAGCCTCAACCTCAGCGTCCTAAACTGGGACCAGGTGCAGCGGCTGGACGCCATACTCACCAGCTCCATCCCCATCCACGGGCGATGGAACTTCCCCACGCTGGAGATGAAACCGAGGGACATCGTCAAGGTGGTCCGGTGTCGCATGGAGGAGAAGCGGATACATGTGCGGGAGGTGCGGTTGAACGGCTCCGCCGCCAGCCACGTCCTGCATGAGGACAGCGGTTTGGGCTGGAAGGACCTGGACTTGATATTTTGTGCCGATCTGAAAGGGGAGTTGGAGTTTCAAATCGTGAAGGATATCGTTCTGGATGCACTGCTGGACTTTCTGCCGGAAGGAGTGAATAAGGAGAAGATCACACCAGTCACCTTAAAG gaGGCCTATGTCCAGAAGATGGTGAAGGTGTGCAACGACTCAGACCGCTGGAgcctcatctccctctccaacaACCGCGGCAAGAACGTGGAGCTCAAGTTCGTCGACTCCCTGCGGCGGCAGTTCGAGTTCAGCGTGGACTCCTTCCAGATCCGCCTGGACTCCCTGCTGCTCTTCTACGAGTGCTCCGAGCACCCCATGGCCGCCACCTTCCACCCCACCATCCTGGGCGAGAGCGTGTACGGCGACTTCCCCGCCGCCCTGGACCACCTGCGCCGGCGGCTCATCTGCACACGCAGCCCCGAGGAGATCCGCGGCGGGGGGCTCCTCAAGTACTGCCACCTGCTGGTGCGGGGGTTCCGCGCGGCCTGCGCGGCCGAGATGAAGCTGCTGCAGCGCTACATGTGCTCGCGCTTCTTCATCGACTTCTCGGACATCGGCGAGCAGCGGCGCAAGCTGGAGTCCTACCTGCAGAACCACTTTGTGGGCCTGGAGGACCGCAAGTACGACTACCTGGCCACGCTGTACGAGGTGGTGCGCGAGAGCACCGTGTGCCTCATGGGCCACGAGCGGCGGCAGACGCTGAGCCTCATCTCGTCGCTGGCGCTGCGCGTGCTCGCCGAGCAGAACGCCATCCCCAACGCGGCCAACGTCACCTGCTTCTACCAGCCGGCGCCGTACGTGGCCGACGGCAACTTCAGCAACTACTACGTGGCGCAGGTGCAGCCGGTGTACTCGTGTCCGCCCTCGCCGTCACGCCACTACCACCCGCCGCCGTATCACCCCGTGTACCAGCAGGCCACCTGGCTGCCCTGcaactaa